The following coding sequences lie in one Wolbachia endosymbiont strain TRS of Brugia malayi genomic window:
- a CDS encoding superoxide dismutase — protein sequence MNFTLPELPYDKTALEPYISAKTLDFHYDKHHKGYLNKLNELIENTDYQNVKIEELIMKVHGNSDEVPVFNNAAQVWNHTFYWNSMKKSGGDKPKEDGLLAKKIQDDIGGFDKFHEEFFNHGIGQFGSGWVWLVLERGKLKITKTPNADLPLIYDQVPLLTMDVWEHAYYLDCQNRRIDYIKIFLDHLINWDFAEENLKKNT from the coding sequence ATGAATTTTACTTTACCTGAGTTACCATATGATAAAACAGCTTTAGAACCTTACATATCTGCAAAAACCTTAGATTTTCATTATGATAAGCATCATAAGGGATATTTAAATAAGCTCAATGAACTAATTGAGAATACAGATTATCAAAATGTGAAAATTGAGGAATTAATAATGAAAGTTCACGGCAATAGTGACGAAGTTCCTGTGTTCAACAATGCTGCACAAGTTTGGAACCACACTTTTTATTGGAATTCAATGAAAAAAAGTGGTGGTGATAAGCCTAAAGAAGATGGTCTTTTAGCAAAAAAAATTCAAGATGATATTGGTGGCTTTGATAAGTTCCATGAGGAATTTTTCAATCATGGAATAGGCCAGTTTGGTAGTGGATGGGTATGGTTAGTGCTTGAAAGAGGGAAACTCAAGATCACCAAAACTCCAAATGCGGATTTACCATTAATTTATGATCAAGTACCACTACTCACTATGGATGTATGGGAGCATGCCTATTACTTAGATTGTCAAAATCGTAGAATTGACTACATAAAGATCTTTCTTGACCACTTAATTAATTGGGATTTTGCAGAAGAGAATTTAAAGAAGAATACATAG
- the trmD gene encoding tRNA (guanosine(37)-N1)-methyltransferase TrmD → MFDVTILTIFPEMFPGFLNYSLAGKALEKKIWNLQVINIRFFAKDRHLTVDHIPYGGGAGMIMRPDVVGDAVDSVLSTHKDTKFIYMTPSGTKFDQSIARELVGFPHITILCGRFEGIDQRVIDEYTPYELSIGDYILSGGEPAAMVILDVCVRLLPGVVNNSGSITEESFSYSGGVLEYPQYTRPKQWRKHRVPKILLSGNHKKISDWRQKQSQVITKRRRPELLDGEINDKFT, encoded by the coding sequence ATGTTCGATGTTACAATATTAACCATATTTCCAGAAATGTTTCCTGGATTTTTGAACTATTCCCTTGCTGGAAAAGCATTAGAGAAGAAGATATGGAACCTTCAAGTGATAAATATTCGTTTTTTTGCTAAAGATAGGCATTTGACGGTAGACCATATTCCATATGGGGGTGGAGCAGGAATGATTATGCGCCCTGATGTAGTTGGTGATGCAGTTGATAGTGTACTTTCTACTCATAAAGATACTAAATTTATTTATATGACTCCGTCTGGCACAAAATTTGATCAGAGTATTGCAAGGGAATTGGTAGGATTTCCTCATATAACGATATTATGTGGTCGATTTGAGGGTATTGACCAAAGGGTGATAGATGAGTATACTCCTTATGAGTTAAGCATTGGAGATTATATTCTTTCAGGAGGTGAACCAGCTGCGATGGTAATTCTTGATGTGTGCGTTAGACTTCTTCCTGGTGTGGTAAATAATTCCGGTAGTATTACTGAGGAGAGTTTTAGTTATAGCGGTGGTGTGCTTGAGTATCCTCAGTATACCAGACCTAAGCAGTGGAGAAAACATAGAGTGCCTAAAATTTTGTTATCTGGTAATCACAAAAAAATAAGTGATTGGAGACAGAAACAGTCTCAAGTTATAACAAAAAGACGTAGGCCTGAATTATTAGATGGAGAGATAAATGACAAATTTACTTAA
- the purM gene encoding phosphoribosylformylglycinamidine cyclo-ligase: protein MNTYAKSGVDLKLYNKLMKEVKLVVDENKREEVISEVGSFSALFDFAALSKKYDHPVLVSSTDGVGTKLLIAQEVDKHDTIGIDLVAMCVNDLLAQGATPLFFLDYFATGALNKDVLLSVVQGITEGCKQAKITLVGGETAEMPGMYGNNHYDLAGFVVGVVDKSKILPNYGVMRAGDYIVGLESSGIHSNGFSLVRHIFEDLGISYNDLSPWDNQLWGEVLLKPTKIYVDSLLPIMSQVKGIAHITGGGLIDNVPRILPKNLFADVDISSLEWPDIFLWLTKEGKVEKREMLRTFNCGIGMILIIDPENMQGVKNHFQKLGEKIEIIGKLNEKYNPSFNGVVS from the coding sequence ATGAATACTTACGCCAAATCTGGAGTAGATCTTAAACTGTATAATAAGCTGATGAAAGAAGTTAAGCTTGTTGTTGATGAAAATAAAAGAGAAGAAGTAATTAGCGAAGTGGGTTCATTTTCTGCATTATTTGATTTTGCTGCGTTAAGTAAGAAATATGACCATCCTGTACTGGTTTCTTCAACTGATGGGGTAGGCACAAAGCTGTTGATAGCCCAAGAAGTAGATAAACATGACACTATAGGTATAGATTTAGTTGCAATGTGCGTAAATGATTTACTTGCACAGGGAGCAACACCTTTATTTTTCCTCGATTATTTTGCAACAGGTGCTTTGAACAAAGATGTTCTATTGTCTGTAGTTCAGGGTATTACAGAGGGGTGTAAGCAGGCCAAGATAACATTAGTTGGTGGAGAAACCGCAGAGATGCCTGGAATGTATGGTAATAATCACTATGACCTTGCAGGATTTGTGGTTGGAGTGGTTGATAAGAGCAAGATTCTTCCAAATTACGGTGTGATGAGAGCAGGTGATTATATAGTTGGCTTAGAATCAAGTGGAATTCATTCAAATGGGTTTTCTTTGGTGCGTCATATCTTTGAAGATTTAGGCATAAGTTACAATGATCTATCTCCGTGGGATAATCAACTTTGGGGGGAGGTATTACTCAAGCCAACAAAAATATATGTTGATTCTTTACTGCCTATTATGTCGCAGGTAAAAGGTATTGCACACATCACAGGTGGTGGCTTAATAGATAATGTTCCACGAATTCTTCCAAAAAATTTATTTGCAGATGTAGATATCAGTTCTTTGGAATGGCCAGATATATTTTTGTGGCTGACGAAAGAGGGTAAAGTGGAGAAGAGAGAAATGTTAAGAACATTTAATTGTGGTATTGGTATGATATTGATCATAGATCCTGAAAATATGCAAGGCGTAAAAAATCATTTCCAAAAACTTGGGGAAAAAATTGAGATCATTGGAAAACTTAATGAGAAATACAACCCGTCATTTAATGGAGTAGTATCTTAA
- a CDS encoding PstA family ABC transporter permease, with product MSIKTKFLKLLQSRRMHAHIKRKNKKDKALYSCSFMTLVISLSCPVCILLSILINSYSALTVTKILLPIEINTDFALADNPSNLRYKSINSLNDSLRKIFKGTDFKSGEEILSRNSYKELENFVRRKVKHNGEYEIWFTASSIINSINKGKYFNSHYVELLSWLKKQGRVGKFFNRSLFLKSDSREPENAGILGAFIGSLMTIMVCLALALPAGIMSGICLHEFMPRNSMITNVIEVSINNLAAVPSIIFGVVGLTLYLGIFELPRSSPLVGGMTLSFMMLPNIIIATKNAFANVSITIKDAAFALGAPHIRVILDHSLPIALPRIIHGTMLAVARVLGESSPLLMIGMVAFITDTPRSFFDPATVLPVQIYIWSSSPEIAFVELAAIAIIALLIVLFALNLVANFVKRKFEFFNF from the coding sequence ATGAGTATAAAGACAAAATTTCTTAAACTGCTTCAGTCCAGGCGTATGCATGCTCACATAAAAAGGAAGAATAAAAAAGATAAAGCGTTATATTCCTGTTCTTTTATGACGCTAGTTATTTCACTTAGTTGCCCTGTATGTATATTGCTAAGTATATTGATTAACTCTTATAGCGCCTTAACAGTAACAAAAATTCTATTACCGATTGAAATAAACACTGATTTTGCTTTAGCAGATAATCCTAGCAATTTGCGGTATAAATCTATTAATTCACTAAATGATTCTCTGCGAAAGATATTTAAGGGAACTGATTTTAAGAGTGGTGAAGAGATTTTAAGTCGTAATTCTTATAAGGAGCTAGAGAATTTTGTTCGTAGAAAAGTAAAACATAATGGTGAATATGAAATCTGGTTTACCGCGTCAAGTATAATAAATTCAATAAATAAGGGTAAGTATTTTAACAGTCATTATGTTGAATTGCTTAGTTGGCTAAAAAAACAGGGGAGAGTAGGAAAATTTTTCAATAGATCTCTATTTCTTAAGTCTGACTCTCGTGAACCTGAAAACGCGGGAATCTTAGGAGCATTTATTGGCTCATTAATGACGATAATGGTATGCCTGGCTTTGGCGTTACCAGCGGGGATTATGTCGGGTATCTGTCTCCACGAATTTATGCCTAGAAATAGTATGATAACTAATGTTATAGAGGTTAGCATAAATAATCTTGCCGCAGTGCCTTCAATAATATTTGGTGTAGTAGGCTTGACTCTCTATCTTGGCATATTTGAGCTACCCCGTTCTTCGCCACTTGTTGGTGGAATGACTCTTTCATTTATGATGTTACCTAATATTATAATTGCAACAAAAAATGCCTTTGCTAATGTTTCTATTACAATAAAAGATGCAGCTTTTGCTCTTGGAGCGCCTCACATCAGGGTGATATTAGACCACTCTTTACCGATTGCATTGCCAAGGATAATACATGGTACTATGCTTGCAGTTGCAAGAGTTTTAGGTGAGTCTTCTCCTTTGCTTATGATAGGTATGGTAGCATTTATTACTGATACACCCAGGTCCTTTTTCGATCCGGCAACTGTTCTACCTGTACAAATATACATATGGTCAAGTAGTCCTGAAATTGCATTTGTTGAACTTGCTGCTATCGCAATTATAGCCTTGTTGATAGTGTTATTTGCTCTTAATTTAGTAGCAAATTTTGTAAAAAGAAAATTCGAATTTTTTAATTTTTAA
- the yajC gene encoding preprotein translocase subunit YajC, translating into MFISEVFAADAASNVSSIGAPFANFVPLILICIVFYFFIIRPNHKKLKEHRKMIDQIKRGDIVVTSGGIMGEVNKVDEANAQLIIEIAPKVEIKVLKTAISEVSNKETQTKSIEKGQTEKDSKKSQNQSEKNKKGKDSKGKNTS; encoded by the coding sequence ATGTTCATTTCTGAAGTTTTTGCGGCAGATGCAGCTAGTAATGTATCAAGCATTGGTGCACCTTTTGCTAATTTTGTTCCATTGATTTTAATATGTATAGTATTTTATTTCTTTATCATTCGCCCAAACCACAAGAAACTAAAAGAACATAGAAAGATGATAGATCAAATAAAGCGTGGTGATATAGTTGTTACCTCTGGTGGGATAATGGGTGAGGTTAACAAGGTTGATGAAGCAAATGCACAACTTATAATAGAAATAGCCCCGAAAGTTGAGATAAAAGTCCTAAAGACCGCTATATCCGAAGTTTCAAACAAAGAAACTCAAACCAAATCAATTGAAAAGGGTCAAACCGAGAAGGACAGCAAAAAGAGCCAAAATCAATCAGAGAAAAATAAAAAGGGGAAAGATAGTAAAGGTAAAAATACTTCATAA
- the glmS gene encoding glutamine--fructose-6-phosphate transaminase (isomerizing) — MCGIFGAVSDGDSVIPTLLAGLRKLEYRGYDSSGIAIINNEGKIEVQKSEGKVERLCEVVGNSRMSSSTVGIAHTRWATHGIPDLKNAHPIRTNNVVVAHNGVIENYNLLKKGLEERGIPFHTDTDTEVIPNMLTLYLNEGLSPIDSLFKCLSNLHGSFALVLLFAEYPDVLFVAKRSLPLAIGYNYNTVFAASDSNTLNTLVERISYLEDNDVAVIKSSGVSIYNNGAQVKRSIENNSSSSFLISKNGYSSFMLKEIFEQPCVLNKTINQFYKKYTEVISTSKKLFSKLSYITIVGCGSSYFAGLIAKYWLESVAQVRVYLEISSEFRYSNIRLEEGSIGLFISQSGETADTMEALRYAKSQKQTTISITNTFNSGIEKISDVVLHTLAGPEIGVASTKTFSTQLAILACFTLELAKIKDTIDEKRTKQLSNAINSIPEYVEYVLNVIKIQHIPDIILEHNSIILIGRGSSYGVAMEGALKIKELSYINTIGIAAGEMKHGSIALIDSSVLVIAIIPYDNLFFKTLSNIQEVIARKGKVIAFSDKQGVPFLREICKEVIQLPDIDNFISPIIYSVAMQFLAHSVAIEKGLDADCPRNLAKSVTVE; from the coding sequence GTGTGTGGGATATTTGGTGCAGTAAGTGATGGTGATTCAGTAATACCAACTTTGCTGGCTGGGTTGCGGAAATTGGAGTATAGGGGGTATGACTCTTCAGGTATAGCAATCATAAACAATGAGGGCAAAATAGAAGTTCAAAAATCAGAAGGCAAAGTCGAGAGGTTATGTGAAGTTGTCGGTAACAGCAGGATGTCTAGCAGTACGGTTGGCATAGCACATACTCGCTGGGCTACACATGGAATCCCTGACCTTAAAAATGCTCATCCCATTCGTACAAATAATGTTGTTGTTGCTCACAACGGCGTAATTGAGAATTACAATCTGCTAAAAAAGGGTTTAGAAGAAAGGGGAATACCGTTTCATACTGACACCGACACAGAGGTTATACCAAATATGTTAACCCTATATCTTAATGAAGGATTGTCACCTATTGATTCTTTATTTAAGTGTTTAAGCAACCTACACGGCTCATTCGCTTTAGTCCTATTATTTGCGGAATATCCAGATGTTCTATTTGTTGCGAAAAGAAGTTTACCTTTAGCAATAGGCTATAATTATAATACTGTGTTTGCTGCATCTGATTCTAACACTTTAAATACACTGGTGGAAAGAATATCGTACCTCGAGGATAATGACGTTGCAGTGATAAAATCTAGCGGAGTGAGTATATATAACAACGGTGCACAAGTAAAACGCAGCATAGAAAACAATAGTTCAAGTAGCTTTCTAATCAGCAAAAACGGTTACTCTAGCTTTATGCTAAAGGAGATTTTTGAGCAGCCCTGTGTATTAAACAAAACAATAAATCAATTTTATAAAAAATATACAGAGGTAATATCTACTAGTAAAAAATTATTTTCCAAACTTAGTTACATTACTATAGTTGGGTGCGGGTCATCTTACTTTGCTGGGCTAATAGCGAAATATTGGTTAGAAAGTGTTGCTCAAGTGCGGGTATACTTGGAAATCTCATCAGAATTTAGGTATAGCAACATAAGACTAGAAGAAGGGAGCATTGGGTTATTCATCTCACAATCCGGAGAAACTGCCGATACCATGGAAGCATTACGCTATGCGAAATCACAAAAGCAAACAACCATTAGTATAACTAACACGTTTAACAGCGGCATTGAAAAAATCTCAGATGTTGTGTTACATACTCTTGCTGGGCCAGAAATTGGTGTTGCTTCAACAAAAACCTTTTCCACGCAGCTTGCTATTTTAGCATGCTTTACCTTAGAGCTTGCAAAAATAAAAGATACAATAGATGAAAAAAGAACAAAGCAGCTGAGTAATGCTATCAATTCTATTCCAGAATACGTTGAATACGTTTTAAATGTAATAAAAATACAACACATACCAGACATTATATTAGAACACAATAGCATTATTTTAATTGGTAGAGGAAGCTCATATGGAGTTGCAATGGAAGGTGCATTGAAGATAAAAGAACTTTCATACATTAATACTATTGGTATTGCAGCAGGGGAGATGAAGCATGGTTCGATTGCCTTGATAGATTCATCTGTACTTGTTATAGCAATTATTCCATACGACAATTTATTTTTTAAAACATTGTCTAATATACAAGAAGTCATCGCAAGAAAAGGCAAAGTGATTGCTTTTAGTGACAAGCAAGGAGTGCCATTCTTAAGAGAGATTTGTAAAGAAGTAATTCAACTTCCAGACATTGATAATTTTATCTCTCCAATAATTTATAGTGTTGCTATGCAATTTCTTGCCCATTCTGTTGCAATAGAAAAAGGGCTAGATGCCGATTGTCCAAGAAACCTGGCCAAATCTGTTACGGTTGAGTAA
- a CDS encoding M16 family metallopeptidase, translating into MNVPEVTKLDNGLRIITEQMRDIDSVALNIRVGVGSRAESANQNGISHFLEHMAFKGTKTRTAFEIAKTFDDIGGVFNASTGRERTSYYAKVLKKDVKIGIDILIDILMNSTFPKDELEREKGVVIQEIFQINDSPSDIIFDKYFEAAYKDQPFGRSILGTQDTVKSFAQGDLNNYINEHYFGENIIFAVAGNVEHEEIAQLTKDFLSKVSSQKLKESQNANCTGGEYLEHRKLDQVHLLIGFPSVSCHDDRYHTFQVLDSILGSGMSSRLFQEVREKQGLAYSVYSFNSSYTDTGMLSIFAGTDSSNLDKLLKSITTELKKLSTNDLREEEVNRVKERIKSQILMSRESVSSCAEALEHYYGNYNRYISKDELIEKTSAVTTADVKRAVEELLSKHEKTTLAAIGEIKSLPGYDKVVSMLRA; encoded by the coding sequence ATAAATGTGCCAGAGGTAACAAAACTAGATAATGGTCTGCGTATAATAACTGAGCAGATGCGTGATATTGATTCTGTAGCTTTGAATATACGAGTTGGTGTTGGCAGTAGAGCTGAAAGTGCAAATCAAAATGGAATATCCCATTTTCTAGAACACATGGCTTTCAAAGGAACAAAGACAAGAACTGCATTTGAAATTGCAAAAACTTTTGACGATATAGGTGGAGTGTTCAATGCTAGCACCGGTAGAGAGCGCACAAGTTACTATGCAAAAGTTCTCAAGAAAGACGTAAAAATTGGTATCGATATATTAATAGATATATTAATGAATTCTACATTTCCAAAGGATGAGTTGGAACGTGAAAAGGGTGTTGTAATACAAGAGATTTTTCAAATCAATGATTCACCTAGTGACATCATTTTCGATAAATATTTTGAGGCAGCTTACAAAGATCAACCATTTGGTAGGTCGATTTTAGGTACGCAAGATACTGTAAAATCGTTTGCTCAAGGGGACCTAAATAACTACATAAACGAACATTACTTTGGCGAGAATATAATATTTGCTGTTGCTGGCAACGTTGAGCACGAGGAAATTGCTCAGTTAACCAAAGATTTTCTCTCAAAGGTTTCTTCTCAAAAACTAAAAGAAAGCCAAAATGCAAACTGCACTGGTGGTGAGTATTTGGAGCACCGTAAATTAGATCAAGTGCACTTGCTAATAGGTTTTCCTAGTGTTTCTTGCCATGATGATAGGTATCATACGTTTCAAGTACTTGATTCTATACTAGGAAGCGGAATGTCATCACGTCTATTCCAGGAAGTAAGAGAAAAGCAAGGGCTAGCTTACTCTGTCTATTCATTTAATTCCAGTTATACTGATACGGGAATGCTTTCCATTTTTGCTGGCACAGACAGTAGTAACTTAGATAAGCTTTTAAAATCCATAACGACGGAGTTGAAAAAATTATCTACAAATGATCTGAGGGAAGAAGAAGTAAATAGAGTGAAAGAGCGAATTAAATCCCAAATTTTAATGTCGCGTGAAAGTGTTAGTTCTTGTGCTGAAGCTTTGGAACACTACTATGGTAACTATAATAGATACATCAGCAAAGATGAACTGATAGAAAAAACTAGCGCGGTTACCACCGCTGATGTAAAAAGAGCAGTGGAAGAATTGCTATCTAAGCACGAAAAAACTACTTTAGCTGCAATTGGAGAAATTAAATCATTGCCGGGCTACGATAAAGTGGTTTCTATGCTTAGGGCTTAG
- the lipB gene encoding lipoyl(octanoyl) transferase LipB: protein MVEWLISDQLINYNYAVKFMEKKIQQIHNNSSDELVWLLQHPPLYTAGISATDDDVVEKLLPIYKTGRGGKYTYHGPGQRIIYLMLNLKKRNKCDIKLYIRELGSWIINVLKHFNIFGEFKEDRIGVWVNNNGVEEKIAAFGIRLRKWITYHGIALNFSPDLSHYKGIIPCGLKGYGVTSIKELGVKAPLFKLDNILKKEFYKIF, encoded by the coding sequence ATGGTAGAGTGGCTAATATCTGATCAGCTTATTAATTATAACTACGCTGTAAAATTCATGGAAAAAAAAATTCAACAAATCCACAATAACTCATCTGATGAATTGGTATGGCTACTCCAGCATCCTCCATTATACACAGCAGGAATTAGTGCAACAGATGATGACGTTGTTGAAAAATTACTTCCTATATATAAAACAGGTAGGGGTGGTAAATACACATATCATGGACCAGGGCAACGCATTATATATCTAATGCTGAATCTTAAAAAAAGAAATAAATGTGATATAAAACTATATATTAGAGAGCTTGGTAGTTGGATAATAAATGTTTTAAAGCACTTTAACATATTTGGAGAATTCAAAGAAGATAGAATAGGTGTTTGGGTGAATAACAATGGAGTAGAAGAAAAAATAGCAGCTTTTGGCATACGTTTAAGAAAATGGATAACTTACCATGGCATAGCGCTTAATTTCTCCCCAGATCTTTCCCATTATAAGGGTATTATTCCTTGCGGATTGAAAGGTTACGGTGTTACATCAATAAAAGAACTAGGTGTTAAAGCTCCACTCTTTAAATTAGATAATATACTAAAAAAAGAGTTTTATAAGATATTTTAA
- a CDS encoding phosphoribosylformylglycinamidine synthase subunit PurQ, whose amino-acid sequence MKIVVLSGYGLNCEKETAFAFVECGRKLGVNNIEVRIVHINEIIKNPGELRLSNILAIPGGFSYGDDTGAGNAFALRVKNNLLDKFQEFLSQDKLVIGICNGCQILAKLIPEFSNLALIRNDIGNYQCRWIKVKVSPQSSSVWLQDLNELYLPIAHGEGKFFMNQGVLDQLIENNSVALRYINESGDYANLQFPYNPNGSTYDLAALSDKSGRVLALMPHPERGIFFTQQDNWPLEKEKCKRLKIAMPKYGDGMLIFENALRYFC is encoded by the coding sequence ATGAAAATTGTCGTTTTATCTGGTTATGGCTTAAATTGCGAAAAGGAAACTGCATTTGCATTTGTAGAATGTGGTAGAAAACTTGGTGTCAACAATATAGAAGTAAGAATCGTTCACATTAATGAGATCATAAAGAATCCAGGTGAACTGAGGTTGAGTAATATACTTGCAATCCCAGGGGGTTTTTCCTATGGTGATGACACTGGTGCTGGTAATGCTTTTGCTTTGCGCGTTAAGAACAACTTGTTAGATAAGTTTCAAGAGTTTTTATCTCAGGATAAGCTTGTCATAGGAATATGTAACGGTTGTCAGATATTAGCGAAGTTAATCCCAGAGTTTTCTAACCTGGCTTTAATACGTAATGATATAGGTAATTATCAATGCCGTTGGATTAAAGTAAAAGTTAGCCCACAAAGTAGTTCTGTTTGGTTGCAGGATCTGAATGAGTTGTATCTTCCTATTGCTCATGGAGAAGGCAAGTTCTTTATGAATCAAGGTGTTTTAGATCAATTGATTGAAAATAATTCTGTTGCACTACGTTACATTAATGAAAGTGGTGACTACGCCAACTTGCAATTTCCTTATAATCCGAACGGATCTACATATGACCTAGCGGCTTTATCGGATAAAAGTGGTAGAGTGTTGGCTTTAATGCCTCATCCAGAAAGGGGAATATTTTTTACTCAGCAGGATAACTGGCCACTTGAAAAAGAAAAGTGCAAGCGCTTAAAGATTGCTATGCCAAAATATGGAGACGGAATGCTTATATTTGAAAATGCATTAAGATATTTTTGTTGA
- the rpe gene encoding ribulose-phosphate 3-epimerase encodes MGIKIAPSILSANFAKLGEEVKRINNLGVDYIHIDVMDGNFVPNITIGPGVISTIRKYTNLFFDVHLMIKSPGDHVESFINAGADIITIHAEAEVHLERLIRKIKSYKNVNDAKKKVQVGVSIVPSTSPGIFEYIIHELDIVLIMTVNPGFGGQEFIYSQLGKISVVKKMIRERGLKTQISVDGGVSLSNAADIIKAGADILVAGSAIFRAKNMKKAVNDFKNLSL; translated from the coding sequence ATGGGTATCAAAATTGCACCTTCTATACTTTCAGCAAATTTCGCAAAATTAGGAGAAGAGGTAAAAAGAATTAACAACTTAGGTGTAGATTATATACACATAGACGTTATGGATGGAAATTTTGTTCCAAACATTACAATTGGTCCAGGCGTTATCTCTACAATACGTAAATATACTAACCTTTTTTTTGATGTACACTTAATGATTAAGTCTCCTGGTGACCATGTTGAAAGCTTTATAAATGCTGGTGCTGATATCATTACTATACACGCAGAAGCAGAGGTACACCTTGAAAGGCTGATAAGAAAGATAAAGTCATACAAAAATGTAAACGATGCGAAAAAAAAGGTTCAAGTTGGAGTGTCAATTGTTCCTTCAACTTCCCCAGGTATATTTGAGTATATAATACATGAGTTGGATATTGTATTAATTATGACAGTCAACCCTGGATTTGGAGGACAGGAGTTTATTTATTCACAACTGGGCAAGATATCTGTTGTGAAGAAAATGATACGAGAGCGCGGCCTTAAAACACAAATTTCAGTAGATGGCGGAGTGAGTCTTTCAAACGCAGCTGATATAATAAAAGCAGGTGCAGATATCTTAGTCGCTGGATCAGCAATATTTAGAGCTAAAAATATGAAGAAAGCTGTAAATGATTTTAAAAACCTATCATTGTAA
- the purC gene encoding phosphoribosylaminoimidazolesuccinocarboxamide synthase, with product MLPDKIIYEGKAKFIIETKDPLTVIQYFKDEVTAFNKEKYKIIEGKGTINNRISTFIMETLEKAGINTHFIKTLSEREQLVKKLKIIPLEIVVRNIAAGSFCKRFNIKEGEKLAFPIIEFFYKNDGLADPMVNENHVLYFGWLSYEEMEEIKTITIKINTVLIDLFLNAGIDLVDLKLEFGRPINDNTKITLADEISPDNCRLWDKNTHKKLDKDVFRLNLGNLKEAYLEVAKRLSVKLC from the coding sequence ATGTTGCCAGACAAAATAATATATGAAGGTAAAGCAAAGTTCATTATTGAAACTAAAGATCCATTAACCGTCATACAATACTTCAAAGATGAAGTTACAGCTTTCAATAAAGAAAAATATAAAATTATTGAGGGCAAAGGAACAATTAACAATCGCATTAGCACTTTTATTATGGAAACACTTGAGAAAGCAGGAATTAACACACACTTTATAAAAACTCTAAGCGAAAGAGAACAGCTAGTTAAAAAATTAAAAATTATACCTCTTGAAATAGTAGTAAGAAATATCGCAGCTGGTAGTTTTTGTAAGCGTTTCAATATAAAAGAAGGTGAGAAACTCGCATTTCCTATAATCGAGTTTTTTTATAAAAACGATGGCCTAGCTGATCCAATGGTAAACGAAAATCACGTGCTATATTTTGGCTGGCTATCTTACGAAGAAATGGAAGAAATTAAAACTATAACCATTAAAATCAACACAGTTCTAATCGATTTATTTTTAAATGCAGGGATAGATTTAGTCGACCTTAAATTGGAATTTGGCAGACCAATAAACGATAATACAAAGATTACTTTAGCAGATGAGATCAGCCCTGACAACTGTAGGCTGTGGGATAAAAATACGCACAAAAAATTAGATAAAGACGTTTTCCGCTTGAATTTAGGAAACTTGAAGGAAGCATACTTAGAGGTCGCGAAAAGATTATCAGTAAAGTTATGCTAA
- the rplS gene encoding 50S ribosomal protein L19, producing the protein MTNLLKKFNEQQMQVLAKEVPEFRPGDDLKVTFKVVDSTSERIQIFEGVCISKRNRGLHSSFAVRKVSHGESIVSQFFIYSPALVSVQVTRRGKVRRAKLYYLCKLFGKAARIKERATYKNNKSN; encoded by the coding sequence ATGACAAATTTACTTAAAAAGTTCAATGAGCAACAAATGCAAGTATTAGCTAAGGAAGTACCAGAATTTCGTCCTGGTGATGATTTGAAAGTTACTTTTAAAGTAGTTGACAGTACAAGTGAGCGTATACAAATATTTGAAGGTGTATGTATATCAAAAAGAAATCGAGGGTTACATTCTTCTTTTGCGGTTAGAAAAGTAAGTCATGGAGAAAGTATAGTATCTCAATTTTTTATTTACTCTCCTGCATTAGTTTCAGTGCAAGTAACAAGAAGAGGAAAGGTTCGTAGGGCAAAGTTGTACTACCTATGTAAACTATTTGGAAAAGCTGCAAGAATAAAAGAGCGCGCTACTTACAAAAACAATAAGTCTAATTAG